The genome window AACGCCAGCGCTTCAAGGCGGTCAGCTCGGAACCACTTCACGTTCTCCGATTCACGGGTCAGCTCCGCCTCACTTGGTTGGACAAGCGCCCAGTACACGATGGACACCAGCCGCTGGCCTACCGATCTGTGGAGGCCGCCGAAGGCGTAGAGCTGTTCAAGGTACCGGGGCGCCAGCCCAGTGGTCTCCAACAGGTTCCGGGCGGCTGCGTCCTGAAGCGACTCCGAATGCGCCAGGGGTCCTCCCGGAAGGGCCCACTGTCCCAGGTATGGCTGCCGGATGCGGCGCACGAGCGGCAGCCACAGCGTGGGCCTGCCCGACGACTCGCTCGGCCGGAGCGCGAAGATGACGGTGGAAATAGCCAACGACGGCGGCTGCTGGTTTCGCTCGGAAACATTCGCATACACTGCCGCCACCTGCCACCCCTTCCGTCTGAATCCCATCCCAGTGTTAGTTATGGTCACTTCGACTATAACTCACTCCCGGAGGCCGACAGGAGGAACATGCCGCAATGTGACGATGGCAATTTGCATCCGCTGATCGCGGGTGACTAAAGTCACAGAGGTTGGCCACGCTGGCCGGGCGGCGGAGATCTGTTCAATGGAGCACAGTTCTTCGCCGCATTCCTCTTTAAGCCCCCTACCGCCCCGCCAAGCCCCACCGCGCACGCGGCTCCCTCGTTCACGCGAGGCGCACCAGGTACTCGAAGCCCGTCGCCCCACGCCGGTTTCGTGATTAGAGTTCAGACAGGGCATTCGAGGACTGGGAGGAAACGCATGGGACGTCACAGCGGCCATCTGGTTGAGGGCACGGACCCACGAATCAGCGTGTCAGTGTACGAGCCGGCCACCGCCAGTGAGTTGAGGCCGGTCCTCCTCCTGCATGGCTTCGCATCATCGGCGAAGCTTAACTGGATAGATTCGGGCTGGGTGCGCGCCCTTACCGAGGCGGGCCGCACGGTGATCACAATGGATCTTCCGGGGCACGGGGCCAGCGCCGCACCCGAGGAAATGGATGCCTACTCCCCCAGCCGCATCCGCGCCGATCTTCTGCAGATCCTCCAGGATGCCCACGTCCACCCGATCGTCGAGAACCAGCCGGCGACGGGCGTCGATATCATCGGCTACTCCCTGGGATCGAGGCTCGCCTGGGAGTTCGGCGCCACCCAGCCCGAGCTGGTCCACCGCATGGTACTCGGCGGCCCCGGAAGCGGCGACCCGCTCGCAGCCTTCGACCTTGCCGCCGCGCAACGGTTCCTAAGCGACGGGACTCCGATTAACGACAAGTCCACACAGGAGCTGCTGCGCATGGCGCAGCTGATACATACCAACGACATCTTCGCGCTCCTGACCATGGTCGAGGCGATCAAGCGCGAGCCCTACATCCCCGCAGAGGCCGTACCGCGCATGCCCCTGCTTCTGGTTGCCGGGGACGCGGATGAGCGCGCAGAGACAATGCCGGAACTTGCAGCCCTGAGCGGGCAGGCAGAAGTGCTCTGGCTGCCCGGGCGGACTCATGCAAACGCCGTAACCTCGAGGGCCTTCAAAGAGGCGGCACTGGAGTTCCTCGGCAGATAGAAGCCTCGTGCTCGGTAACGATTGCCGAACATTGCCCCTAGCGGTAATGCGCGGCCTGTTGCACCCGTATGAACAAGGTAGAATAGTGGTGGTGATCAGCATGCTTATCACCTCATGCTGATCCGAATTCTGCTCTTACTTTTAAATCCCTTCTTTCTCCCCGGAGGTCTCACGTGGATGAACTCCTGGCCGAGCGGTATCAACCCGTTGAGTTGATTGGTACCGGCGGCGCAGCATCGGTGTTTCGGGCACTGGACCGGAACCTCGGCCGGGATGTCGCAGTCAAGGTTTTCAACCCCACCACCTCGGACGACGACGATTACCGTCGCCAGCACACCGAGACACTGCTGCTCTCAACCCTGAACCATCCTGGTCTGGTGACGCTTCACGACGCCGGCCTGCAGGATGACGGCAGCGGAAAGACCACCAGTTTCCTGGTTATGGAGCTGGTGGACGGGCTGGACCTTCGCAAGCTGTTGAAGTCCGGGCCGCTTGCTCCGGAGCACGTGGCCCAACTGGGCGCTGACCTCGCCGATGCGCTCGCCTACATTCACGCCAAGGGTGTCATCCACCGCGACGTGAAGCCGGCAAACATCCTGATGTATCACTCGGGTGAACACGACACACGCCTGTACCCCAAGCTGACCGACTTTGGCATCGCCCGGATGGTTGAGGCAACCCAGTCCACAGCGCACGGCGCAACCATTGGAACGGCCAATTACCTCAGCCCGGAACAGGCTGCGGGCACAACGGTGGAACCACGCACAGACATCTACTCGCTGGGACTCGTGCTCCTGGAGTGTTTGACCGGCGAAAAGGCTTTCCCTGGACCGATTGTCGAGGCCGCTGTGGCCCGCCTGCTCCGGGATCCGGAAATCCCCGAATCCCTCGGTCCCGACTGGGTTGATCTCCTTAGCCGCATGACTGCGCGGGATCCCCAGGCGCGTCCCGACGCCCATGAAGTGGCTGTGGCCCTGCGCGCCATGGAGAGCGAGAAGGACGACGACGGCGGCGAACCGCTTCCGCCCATGCCGCAGTTGGACGCCAAGCCCGATATTCCGGAGGTTGTCACCGGCGGTGTCACCACGGGCAATGTCCACATACCGGAGCCGCCTTCGCGTGCTCCGTCACTCGGCTAGACATCCTTTTCTGCCCGCCGCTTTAAGCGTCAAGGGCCTTAAACGCGTCGTCCTGCTGACCTGAGTCAGCAGGACGACGCTTCTTGTGACGAGGATTTAGGCGCCGTCCTCGGCGTCCTCCTCCGGCTCGAAGCTGCTCGGCTCTTCGGTGGTGGTGATCCCTACTCCGTCCTCGGTGTTCGGAATCGTCCCCTCAGGCTCCGTGCTCGTGGAGTCCTTGCCCTGGGCATCCTGATCGTGATCGGGCGAGTTCGTTGTCATGATGACCTCCGTAGGTGGAAACCGGACCCTCAAGGGTTTATTACCCTTTCGATCCTAGGCTCCCCTGCCGGTGCCGCGAAAGGGCCCGGAAATCTGTTCGGGTTGGCCGGCCCGGGCTGAAACTGCTGGTCAGGGCGGAGAAGTACCGCCGGCTACTTGAGGAATTTGGAAGTTCGCCGGTCAGCGAGGGGCTTGCCGCCCGTCTGGCACGTCGCGCAGTACTGAAGCGCGGAGTCTGCGAACGAAACCTCCCGCACAACATCGCCGCAGACAGGGCAGTTCTCGCCGGTCCGCCCGTGTACCTGCATTGCGCGCCGCTTCGCGTCCTTGAGTTCCTTGGCCGGTTTCCCCGCCGCCTCGGTGATTGCAGTGCCGAGGACCGTGTGCATTGAAGTGTGCAGGGCCGCCAACTGTCCGTCGTCGAGATTGGCCGCCAAGGTGAACGGAGACAGCCGGGCAGCGTGCAGAATCTCGTCACTGTAGGCGTTACCGATCCCTGCGATGAAAGACTGG of Arthrobacter sp. JZ12 contains these proteins:
- a CDS encoding serine/threonine-protein kinase translates to MDELLAERYQPVELIGTGGAASVFRALDRNLGRDVAVKVFNPTTSDDDDYRRQHTETLLLSTLNHPGLVTLHDAGLQDDGSGKTTSFLVMELVDGLDLRKLLKSGPLAPEHVAQLGADLADALAYIHAKGVIHRDVKPANILMYHSGEHDTRLYPKLTDFGIARMVEATQSTAHGATIGTANYLSPEQAAGTTVEPRTDIYSLGLVLLECLTGEKAFPGPIVEAAVARLLRDPEIPESLGPDWVDLLSRMTARDPQARPDAHEVAVALRAMESEKDDDGGEPLPPMPQLDAKPDIPEVVTGGVTTGNVHIPEPPSRAPSLG
- a CDS encoding NUDIX hydrolase codes for the protein MGFRRKGWQVAAVYANVSERNQQPPSLAISTVIFALRPSESSGRPTLWLPLVRRIRQPYLGQWALPGGPLAHSESLQDAAARNLLETTGLAPRYLEQLYAFGGLHRSVGQRLVSIVYWALVQPSEAELTRESENVKWFRADRLEALAFDHNEIVDYALWRLRNKVEYGSIAYSFLGERFTLAQVREVYEAVLDKELDPANFRRQLRSTPYIEATDEYLTGTRHRPPRLYRYAGPALDDGKHGQAESVSQAESVSQAESVSQAESAGTP
- a CDS encoding alpha/beta fold hydrolase, with product MGRHSGHLVEGTDPRISVSVYEPATASELRPVLLLHGFASSAKLNWIDSGWVRALTEAGRTVITMDLPGHGASAAPEEMDAYSPSRIRADLLQILQDAHVHPIVENQPATGVDIIGYSLGSRLAWEFGATQPELVHRMVLGGPGSGDPLAAFDLAAAQRFLSDGTPINDKSTQELLRMAQLIHTNDIFALLTMVEAIKREPYIPAEAVPRMPLLLVAGDADERAETMPELAALSGQAEVLWLPGRTHANAVTSRAFKEAALEFLGR